The following are encoded together in the Phormidium ambiguum IAM M-71 genome:
- a CDS encoding AAA-like domain-containing protein gives MVLHNAEPIEKMNSQSLIPFEIAFKIADKAVFAQTARHLKNIEVAVLRGALQGHKYDQIAQEHSYAPEYIKHDVGPKLWQLLSFSLGEKVSKTNLMAVLAQRVESVGQSVPKNQREQEKTAEEGSKETEAFQEQGKNLKFSSLATCRTIHLKSLERPVGVLPLDSTLYVERPPVEAFCYEQVMKPGTLIRIHAPSQMGKTSLMIRILAHAKQQDANVQTVALNLQKTEQAIFTDSDRFLRWFCAAVTRKLQLPYQIDRYWNNTFNSQENCTSYFENCILPEINGILVLALDGVDEISRQPKIADDFFPLLRSWHENSGNQQWKKLRSIVVHSSEVNMLSNNKSLLDLGLAIELQEFTANQIFNLAQNYGLNLSDIELSTLMQLVGGHPFLVQQVLYNIATQNLT, from the coding sequence ATGGTATTGCACAACGCAGAGCCGATCGAAAAAATGAATTCACAGAGTTTAATTCCTTTTGAAATCGCCTTCAAGATTGCTGATAAAGCCGTGTTTGCTCAAACAGCTAGACACTTAAAAAATATTGAAGTTGCTGTTTTGCGAGGAGCTTTGCAGGGACATAAATATGACCAGATTGCACAGGAACATAGCTATGCTCCTGAATATATCAAGCATGATGTAGGGCCGAAGTTGTGGCAGTTACTTTCCTTTAGTTTGGGTGAGAAAGTTAGTAAAACGAACTTGATGGCAGTTTTGGCGCAACGGGTAGAATCAGTTGGGCAAAGCGTTCCGAAAAATCAGAGAGAACAGGAGAAAACAGCCGAAGAAGGAAGCAAGGAAACAGAAGCGTTTCAGGAACAGGGGAAAAACCTCAAATTTTCTAGCCTTGCTACCTGTAGAACTATCCATTTAAAATCTTTGGAGCGCCCTGTGGGAGTTCTACCACTAGACTCTACGCTCTACGTGGAACGTCCTCCGGTTGAGGCTTTTTGCTATGAACAAGTGATGAAGCCGGGTACACTCATTCGGATTCATGCACCCAGTCAGATGGGAAAAACCTCTTTGATGATCCGCATTCTGGCTCATGCAAAACAACAGGATGCTAATGTGCAGACAGTAGCATTAAATTTACAGAAAACCGAGCAGGCTATTTTTACAGATAGCGATCGCTTTTTGCGCTGGTTTTGTGCCGCAGTTACCCGTAAACTTCAGTTACCGTATCAGATCGATCGATACTGGAATAATACATTCAACAGTCAAGAAAACTGCACTAGCTATTTTGAAAACTGCATATTACCTGAAATCAATGGGATTTTAGTTTTGGCATTAGATGGAGTAGATGAGATCTCTCGCCAGCCCAAAATAGCTGATGATTTCTTCCCCTTACTCAGATCTTGGCATGAAAACAGCGGGAATCAACAATGGAAAAAGTTGCGCTCGATCGTTGTCCATTCTTCAGAAGTTAATATGCTTTCAAATAATAAATCACTTTTGGATCTAGGATTAGCGATCGAGCTACAAGAATTCACCGCCAATCAAATATTTAATCTAGCTCAAAATTATGGACTAAATTTATCCGACATCGAACTGTCTACATTAATGCAACTTGTAGGTGGTCATCCTTTTCTAGTACAGCAAGTACTTTATAATATAGCAACTCAAAATCTAACTTAA
- a CDS encoding DUF4278 domain-containing protein translates to MQLIYRGVTYSHTSSSLTANNTQLCYRGAKYFPTISSPRNNVQLCYRGTKYFSADSTAMEPVANQKLTYRGTTYYRGESIAAS, encoded by the coding sequence ATGCAACTAATTTATCGTGGCGTTACCTATTCCCATACTTCTTCTTCATTAACCGCAAATAATACTCAACTTTGCTATCGAGGTGCTAAATATTTTCCGACCATTTCATCACCCCGAAACAATGTACAACTTTGTTATCGCGGTACTAAATATTTTTCCGCAGATTCTACAGCAATGGAACCAGTAGCAAACCAAAAACTAACTTATCGCGGTACTACCTACTATCGTGGAGAATCAATTGCAGCAAGTTAA
- the metH gene encoding methionine synthase, giving the protein MSSSFLQRLHSPERPVIVFDGAMGTNLQTQNLTAADFGGPEYEGCNEYLVHTKPEAVAKVHRDFLAAGADVIETDTFGGTSIVLAEYDLADQAYYLNKSAAELAKSVAKEFSTPEKPRFIAGSMGPGTKLPTLGHIDFDTLKNAFVEQAEGLFDGGVDLFIVETCQDVLQIKAALNGIEEVFRKKGDRRPLMVSVTMETTGTMLVGSDISAVLTILEPYPIDILGLNCATGPDRMAEHIKYLCQSSPFVVSCIPNAGLPENIGGHAHYKLTPIELRMALMKFVEDWGVQVIGGCCGTRPEHIAQLAEIGKSLQPKERHFSYEHSAASIYTAQPYEQDNSFLIVGERLNASGSKKCRDLLNAEDWDGLVALAKAQVKEGAHVLDVNVDYVGRDGVRDMRELASRLVTNVTLPLMLDSTEWEKMEAGLKVAGGKCILNSTNYEDGEERFFKVLELAKKYGAGVVIGTIDEEGMARTADKKFQIAQRAYRQAVEYGIPPEEIFFDTLALPISTGIEEDRENGKATIESIRRIREELPGCHILLGVSNVSFGLNPAARIVLNSMFLHEAMAVGMDAAIVSASKILPLAKIEPEHQEVCRKLIYDEREFDGAICVYDPLAELTKLFEGKTTKRDRSEDVNLPIEERLKRHIIDGERIGLEDALTKALEQYKPLEIINTFLLDGMKVVGDLFGSGQMQLPFVLQSAETMKAAVAYLEPMMEKQESGNNSKGTVVIATVKGDVHDIGKNLVDIILSNNGYKVVNLGIKQPVDNIIEAYQEHKADCIAMSGLLVKSTAFMKENLEVFNEKGITVPVILGGAALTPKFVHEDCQNTYKGKVIYGKDAFADLHFMDKLMPAKTAGNWDDLQGFLDELETADERRLTQMEEKSAKSNGKVGSEEVKEVDTRRSEAVAVDIDRPTPPFWGTQLLLSEEIPIEEVFGYLDLQALIAGQWQFRKPKEQSREEYDQFLAEKVYPILEQWKRRVVEENLLHPQVIYGYFPCQSEGNSLLVYDWEFLNREDAKDAKKEIARFDFPRQKSGRRLCIADFFAPVEGGKVDVFPMQAVTVGNIATEFAQKLFADNQYTDYLYFHGLAVQTAEALAEWVHARIRRELGFAGEEPDNIRDILAQRYRGSRYSFGYPACPNMQDQYKQLELLGTERINLFMDESEQLYPEQSTTAIITYHPVAKYFTA; this is encoded by the coding sequence ATGAGTAGTTCTTTCCTCCAACGTCTTCACAGTCCAGAACGTCCCGTTATCGTCTTCGATGGCGCAATGGGCACTAACTTACAAACGCAAAACCTCACCGCCGCCGACTTTGGAGGGCCAGAATATGAGGGATGTAATGAGTATTTAGTCCACACTAAACCGGAAGCTGTCGCTAAAGTGCATCGGGACTTTCTCGCTGCTGGCGCGGATGTAATTGAAACTGATACTTTTGGCGGAACTTCTATTGTATTGGCAGAATATGATTTGGCGGATCAAGCGTACTATCTCAACAAAAGTGCTGCTGAACTTGCCAAAAGTGTCGCCAAGGAATTTTCTACTCCAGAAAAACCTCGTTTTATTGCAGGTTCAATGGGTCCCGGAACTAAGTTACCCACGTTGGGACATATTGATTTTGACACATTGAAAAACGCTTTTGTCGAACAGGCGGAAGGGCTTTTTGATGGTGGTGTTGACTTGTTTATTGTGGAAACTTGTCAAGATGTGCTGCAAATTAAGGCGGCGTTGAATGGAATTGAAGAGGTATTTCGCAAAAAAGGCGATCGCCGTCCGCTGATGGTTTCTGTGACAATGGAAACTACCGGAACTATGCTGGTAGGTTCTGACATCAGCGCAGTTTTGACGATTTTGGAACCATACCCGATCGATATTTTAGGTCTTAATTGTGCTACAGGGCCCGATCGCATGGCAGAACATATCAAATATCTCTGTCAAAGTTCGCCCTTCGTGGTTTCTTGCATTCCTAACGCAGGTTTGCCGGAAAATATCGGCGGTCATGCACATTATAAACTCACGCCGATCGAACTACGCATGGCGTTGATGAAATTTGTCGAAGATTGGGGTGTGCAAGTCATTGGTGGTTGTTGCGGTACTCGTCCCGAACACATTGCACAGTTGGCAGAAATTGGTAAATCTCTGCAACCCAAGGAACGTCATTTTAGTTACGAACATTCCGCAGCATCAATTTATACTGCACAGCCTTACGAGCAAGATAACTCTTTCCTGATTGTCGGGGAACGGTTGAATGCCAGCGGTTCTAAGAAATGCCGTGACTTGTTGAACGCTGAAGATTGGGATGGGTTGGTCGCTTTGGCGAAAGCTCAAGTTAAGGAAGGGGCGCACGTCCTCGATGTCAACGTCGATTACGTAGGTCGGGATGGAGTGCGGGATATGCGGGAATTGGCATCAAGGCTAGTAACAAATGTGACTTTGCCTTTGATGTTGGACTCGACCGAATGGGAAAAAATGGAGGCGGGGCTGAAAGTTGCTGGGGGTAAGTGTATACTTAATTCGACTAACTATGAAGATGGCGAAGAACGTTTCTTTAAGGTTTTAGAGTTAGCGAAAAAGTATGGTGCGGGAGTAGTAATTGGAACAATTGATGAAGAAGGAATGGCGCGAACTGCTGATAAGAAATTCCAAATTGCTCAACGCGCCTATCGTCAAGCTGTAGAATATGGTATCCCACCAGAAGAAATCTTTTTCGACACTTTAGCATTGCCAATTTCTACCGGGATTGAAGAAGATCGAGAAAACGGTAAAGCGACAATTGAATCTATTCGGCGCATTCGGGAAGAATTACCCGGTTGTCATATTTTATTAGGTGTTTCTAATGTTTCTTTCGGTTTAAATCCGGCGGCGAGAATTGTGCTCAATTCCATGTTTTTGCATGAAGCAATGGCAGTGGGAATGGATGCGGCAATTGTTAGCGCCAGCAAGATTTTACCCTTGGCAAAAATTGAACCGGAACATCAAGAAGTTTGCCGGAAGTTGATTTATGATGAACGGGAATTCGATGGTGCTATTTGTGTTTACGATCCTTTGGCAGAGTTAACTAAACTGTTTGAAGGGAAGACTACGAAACGCGATCGATCGGAGGATGTCAATCTCCCCATTGAAGAACGTTTAAAACGTCACATTATTGACGGCGAAAGAATTGGGTTAGAAGATGCTTTAACCAAAGCATTAGAACAATATAAACCCTTGGAAATCATCAACACTTTCTTATTAGATGGCATGAAAGTTGTTGGCGATTTATTTGGTTCTGGACAAATGCAATTACCTTTCGTCTTGCAATCTGCGGAAACGATGAAAGCAGCAGTTGCTTACTTAGAACCGATGATGGAAAAGCAAGAATCTGGCAATAATTCTAAGGGAACTGTGGTAATTGCCACTGTGAAAGGTGATGTTCACGATATTGGGAAAAACTTGGTTGATATCATCCTTTCTAACAACGGCTATAAAGTGGTGAATTTGGGAATTAAGCAACCAGTTGATAACATCATTGAAGCTTACCAAGAACACAAAGCAGATTGCATTGCCATGAGTGGTTTGTTGGTAAAATCCACTGCATTTATGAAGGAGAATTTGGAGGTTTTTAACGAAAAAGGAATCACAGTTCCGGTAATTTTAGGTGGTGCGGCGTTAACTCCGAAGTTTGTTCATGAAGATTGTCAAAATACTTACAAAGGTAAGGTGATTTATGGCAAGGATGCGTTTGCGGATTTGCATTTTATGGATAAGTTAATGCCTGCGAAAACTGCCGGAAATTGGGATGATTTACAGGGATTTTTGGATGAATTAGAAACCGCAGATGAACGCAGATTAACGCAGATGGAAGAGAAGTCTGCTAAATCTAATGGTAAGGTTGGATCTGAGGAAGTAAAAGAGGTTGATACTAGGCGTTCTGAGGCGGTTGCTGTTGATATCGATCGTCCGACTCCGCCTTTTTGGGGTACGCAACTTTTGCTGTCTGAAGAGATTCCAATCGAGGAGGTTTTTGGGTATTTGGATTTGCAAGCTTTGATTGCTGGGCAATGGCAATTCCGCAAACCAAAGGAACAGTCACGGGAAGAATATGACCAGTTTTTGGCAGAGAAGGTTTACCCGATTTTAGAACAGTGGAAGCGGCGAGTTGTTGAGGAGAATTTGTTGCATCCACAGGTGATTTATGGTTATTTTCCTTGTCAAAGTGAGGGGAACTCGTTATTAGTTTATGATTGGGAATTTTTGAACCGCGAAGACGCGAAGGACGCGAAGAAAGAGATAGCGAGGTTTGATTTTCCAAGGCAGAAATCTGGGCGGCGTTTGTGTATTGCTGATTTCTTTGCGCCTGTGGAAGGTGGGAAGGTTGATGTGTTTCCGATGCAGGCGGTAACTGTGGGGAATATTGCGACGGAGTTTGCCCAAAAGTTGTTTGCAGATAATCAATATACTGATTATTTGTATTTTCATGGTTTGGCGGTGCAAACTGCGGAAGCTTTGGCGGAATGGGTACACGCGAGAATTCGTCGGGAGTTGGGTTTTGCTGGGGAAGAACCGGATAATATTCGTGATATTTTGGCGCAAAGATATCGCGGTTCTCGTTACAGT
- a CDS encoding calcium-binding protein has product MAQIVGTLNNEKLFGTSENDNILGLQGNDIIYGRTGNDTLDGGTGSDSLIGELGDDTYIVDSTTDVVVEAINEGNDIVRAFINYTLGSNIERLVLVGINAINGTGNSLNNHITGNKLNNLLDGREGIDTMLGGAGNDTYIATWNDVIVESADAGIDTVMTIGDIFYTLNENIENLTLIDNSSIIYNPKANIGNALNNLIQGNSSHNIFEGREGNDTLVGAAGNDTLDGGTEADLLDGGVGDDYYLIDNADDIIIEQTNAGLDRVVVSFAGDQYILPANVEHLYLTESGPLIAIGNDSNNYFSGNSSNNIFYGKNGNDFFNPGAGDDIIYGEAGRDIVAASDGNDQIWGGEDNDTAMAGGAGNDTLIGGSGNDAYTGGTGADDFRFFTPDEGSDAIRDFSVIEGDIISVSAEGFGGGLVSGATLTAEQFILGSSAVNASDRFIYDQTTGALFFDIDGTGSNSQVQIANLTTFSGVIPTLSYSNIVVVS; this is encoded by the coding sequence ATGGCACAAATAGTAGGCACATTAAACAACGAAAAATTATTTGGCACGAGCGAAAACGATAACATACTTGGTTTGCAGGGAAACGATATTATCTACGGTAGAACTGGTAACGATACTTTAGATGGTGGAACGGGTAGTGATTCATTAATAGGCGAACTCGGCGACGATACTTATATTGTTGATAGCACTACCGATGTTGTAGTTGAAGCAATTAATGAAGGAAACGATATTGTTCGAGCGTTTATTAACTACACGCTCGGATCTAATATCGAACGGTTAGTATTAGTGGGAATTAATGCCATTAATGGCACCGGAAACAGCCTTAATAACCATATTACAGGTAATAAACTTAATAATCTTCTTGATGGCCGCGAAGGTATAGATACTATGCTAGGTGGAGCAGGTAACGATACTTATATTGCCACTTGGAATGATGTGATCGTAGAGTCTGCGGATGCAGGAATTGATACAGTAATGACGATCGGAGACATTTTTTACACACTCAACGAAAATATCGAAAATCTGACCCTAATCGATAACTCAAGTATCATTTATAACCCGAAGGCAAATATAGGAAATGCTTTGAATAACCTTATCCAAGGTAATTCTTCTCATAACATTTTTGAGGGTCGAGAAGGCAACGATACACTGGTTGGAGCAGCAGGTAATGACACTCTGGATGGTGGTACAGAAGCAGACTTGCTTGATGGTGGAGTAGGTGATGACTATTATTTAATCGATAATGCTGATGACATAATAATTGAGCAAACAAATGCAGGTTTAGATCGGGTAGTTGTCTCTTTTGCAGGCGATCAATATATATTACCTGCAAATGTTGAACACTTGTATTTAACTGAAAGTGGCCCACTCATTGCTATTGGTAATGACTCGAATAATTACTTTAGCGGCAACAGTAGTAATAATATTTTTTACGGCAAAAACGGCAATGATTTCTTTAACCCTGGAGCAGGTGATGACATCATATATGGCGAAGCAGGTAGAGATATCGTTGCAGCTAGCGATGGAAATGACCAAATTTGGGGCGGAGAGGATAATGATACTGCTATGGCTGGTGGGGCTGGTAATGATACCTTGATTGGTGGCTCAGGCAATGATGCTTATACTGGTGGCACAGGTGCAGATGATTTTAGATTTTTTACCCCCGATGAAGGAAGTGATGCAATCCGGGATTTTTCAGTAATTGAGGGAGATATTATTAGCGTGTCTGCGGAAGGTTTTGGTGGGGGATTAGTAAGTGGTGCAACACTAACAGCCGAACAGTTTATCTTGGGTTCGAGTGCTGTAAATGCGAGCGATCGCTTTATCTACGACCAAACCACAGGAGCGCTATTCTTTGATATTGATGGAACAGGTAGCAACAGTCAAGTTCAAATTGCTAATTTAACTACATTCAGTGGTGTCATTCCAACATTGAGTTACAGCAACATTGTAGTAGTTTCATAA